In a single window of the Candidatus Lernaella stagnicola genome:
- the asnB gene encoding asparagine synthase (glutamine-hydrolyzing) — protein sequence MCGIAGHWRRDGANADTARVERIGAAIAHRGPDAMGIHAAGPVCLLSQRFSLEDHDGGAQPASYRGITVVWNGEIFNWRELAFRHGLEEVSGDTVLLPRLLSHCGPEIIAEFNGQFAIAAWDERRRRLILARDAAGILPLLYRETPDEIVFASELCGMLADPQTPRELDEDAITYFLRMGFFPAPETPLANVRQLEPGAILTVRPDMLEKRFFGLPRFHPGFRGTLRDAASSLANLMHAAVSRRLSTESPDGLFLSGGVDSGLIAAVLRKMRVERPSYTVGFEGSGSTRDYHFKDSFERRSEVFSEADLADQTAESLGAPRPVHVTAGAAALTASFPEAVRRQDIPCMSISSPPLYFLTKRAAVDIRVALSGGGADELFAGYAHCDPRHYESGGSTIEKYLELVQVFSPEELAAIGSPLADRAKAVREAVHMQTTWAGNGVAEGLPFVLATERLGPLPQNILLKNDRIGMANPLEMRYPFLDSEIVAFAQRLPHHLLVGEGGGKLVVKEAAKLLGVPHEIAYRPKIRLQAPYATYLDDPAHADYFARLIADPPDFGRRLYDPEKAIALLFGPACRSVWRRPAKIMLLATWNLWLAGLT from the coding sequence ATGTGCGGCATTGCAGGCCACTGGCGACGTGACGGCGCGAACGCGGATACCGCTCGCGTGGAACGAATCGGCGCGGCCATCGCCCACCGCGGCCCAGACGCAATGGGTATACATGCCGCGGGACCTGTATGTCTGCTTTCCCAGCGTTTCAGTCTCGAAGACCATGACGGCGGCGCGCAGCCCGCGAGCTATCGGGGGATAACCGTCGTCTGGAACGGCGAGATTTTCAATTGGCGCGAGCTGGCGTTTCGACACGGCCTGGAGGAGGTCAGCGGTGACACCGTGCTGCTGCCGCGCCTGCTTTCCCATTGCGGGCCGGAAATTATCGCTGAATTCAACGGGCAATTCGCCATCGCGGCGTGGGATGAGCGACGGCGCCGCCTGATCCTGGCCCGTGACGCTGCGGGCATTCTGCCGCTGTTGTATCGCGAAACGCCCGATGAAATCGTGTTTGCGTCCGAACTGTGCGGCATGCTGGCCGACCCGCAGACACCGCGTGAACTCGACGAGGACGCGATTACGTATTTCCTGCGCATGGGTTTCTTCCCGGCGCCGGAAACGCCGCTGGCAAACGTACGGCAGCTTGAGCCCGGTGCGATTCTCACCGTGCGACCCGACATGCTGGAGAAACGGTTCTTCGGCCTGCCGCGTTTCCATCCCGGCTTTCGCGGCACGCTGCGCGACGCGGCTTCGTCCCTGGCCAACCTGATGCACGCGGCGGTTTCGCGGCGTTTGTCGACCGAGTCGCCCGACGGGCTCTTTCTCTCCGGCGGTGTCGATTCGGGCTTGATCGCCGCCGTGCTGCGGAAAATGCGGGTCGAACGACCCTCCTACACGGTGGGTTTCGAGGGCTCGGGCAGCACACGGGATTACCATTTCAAGGATAGTTTCGAACGACGCTCTGAAGTCTTCAGCGAAGCCGATCTCGCCGACCAGACCGCGGAATCCTTGGGCGCACCCAGGCCGGTTCATGTTACGGCGGGCGCGGCCGCACTGACGGCGAGTTTCCCCGAGGCGGTCCGGCGCCAGGACATCCCCTGCATGAGTATCAGTTCGCCGCCGTTGTATTTTCTGACGAAGCGAGCGGCGGTCGACATTCGCGTCGCGCTTTCGGGCGGCGGGGCCGACGAGCTATTCGCGGGTTACGCTCACTGCGATCCGCGTCACTACGAATCCGGCGGCTCCACGATCGAGAAATACCTCGAACTCGTGCAGGTGTTTTCACCCGAGGAACTCGCGGCGATCGGCTCGCCACTTGCCGACCGGGCCAAGGCTGTGCGTGAGGCGGTACACATGCAGACCACTTGGGCCGGTAACGGCGTCGCGGAAGGTTTGCCCTTCGTGCTGGCGACCGAGCGGCTGGGGCCGTTGCCGCAAAATATCCTGCTCAAGAACGACCGCATCGGCATGGCCAACCCGCTGGAGATGCGTTACCCCTTCCTGGACAGCGAGATAGTCGCCTTTGCTCAGCGCCTGCCGCATCATTTGCTGGTGGGAGAGGGGGGCGGCAAGCTCGTGGTCAAGGAGGCGGCGAAGCTACTTGGCGTACCGCACGAGATCGCGTACCGGCCGAAGATTCGCTTGCAGGCGCCGTACGCGACGTACCTGGACGACCCCGCGCACGCCGATTACTTCGCGCGGCTCATCGCCGATCCGCCGGATTTCGGCCGCCGTCTGTACGATCCCGAAAAAGCGATCGCCTTGCTGTTTGGGCCCGCATGCCGATCGGTCTGGCGCCGCCCGGCAAAAATCATGTTACTGGCAACGTGGAACCTGTGGCTGGCGGGGTTGACCTAA
- a CDS encoding DUF366 family protein: MKALFESGFHELYDASQLRSLYAFENFGVQGDSILGWIAPTEITVEKLIDRDDAVHDRPIFAASQVHYVVEMFGIDLTTAVLAQRLLNGWMARGARWMKSPDVACDVELSGNDVYCLFPAEIEFDKGEDMTQFVLSGRFHYSIPGCKKLSVSIATASPVSCLIHAGINVSTEGTPVQTAALDMLGIDPVAYGEWVAENFAKDYEKVLAATTKVRWVP, translated from the coding sequence ATGAAAGCATTGTTTGAAAGCGGTTTTCACGAACTCTATGACGCGTCGCAATTGCGAAGCTTGTACGCATTCGAAAACTTCGGCGTGCAAGGCGACTCGATTTTGGGTTGGATCGCGCCGACCGAAATCACCGTCGAGAAACTCATCGACCGTGACGACGCCGTACACGACCGCCCCATCTTCGCCGCTTCCCAGGTACACTACGTGGTCGAGATGTTCGGCATCGACTTGACGACCGCGGTGTTGGCGCAGCGGCTGCTCAACGGCTGGATGGCCCGCGGCGCGCGCTGGATGAAATCCCCCGACGTGGCATGCGACGTGGAATTGTCCGGCAACGATGTCTACTGCTTGTTTCCGGCGGAAATCGAATTCGACAAGGGCGAGGACATGACGCAGTTTGTGCTCTCCGGCCGCTTTCACTACAGCATCCCGGGCTGCAAAAAACTCTCGGTGTCCATTGCCACGGCCAGCCCGGTTTCATGCCTGATTCACGCCGGCATCAACGTGAGCACCGAGGGCACGCCGGTGCAGACCGCCGCGCTGGACATGCTCGGCATCGACCCCGTCGCGTACGGCGAGTGGGTCGCCGAGAATTTCGCCAAAGACTACGAAAAAGTGCTGGCCGCCACGACCAAAGTGCGCTGGGTTCCCTAA
- a CDS encoding glycoside hydrolase family 2 TIM barrel-domain containing protein gives MTRRSREAIVTFTAGEVIDVHHTQFGVRTVERENGRLMLNGRIAFLPGVARHEEWPDTGRSASRERIVEDLSIIKELNALFLRMGHYPNHPYTYLVADRLGMAVMSEIPA, from the coding sequence GTGACCCGACGCTCCCGGGAAGCGATCGTAACCTTCACCGCGGGCGAGGTCATCGACGTTCACCACACGCAGTTCGGCGTGCGAACGGTGGAGCGGGAAAACGGGCGCTTGATGCTCAACGGCCGCATCGCGTTTCTGCCCGGCGTGGCGCGGCATGAGGAATGGCCTGATACGGGGCGCAGCGCGAGTCGGGAACGCATCGTCGAGGATTTGTCGATCATCAAGGAACTCAACGCGCTTTTCCTACGGATGGGCCACTACCCGAACCATCCCTATACCTACCTGGTGGCGGATCGTCTCGGAATGGCCGTGATGTCCGAGATACCGGCGTGA